The nucleotide sequence GTGAGCAACGTGCGGGAAGAATCGTCAACGTCAGCTCGGTACTGGGTTTTCTTCCTGCCCCGTACATGGGCCTCTACTCGGCGTCCAAGCACGCCGTTGAGGGGATGTCCGAGTCCCTGGACCATGAGGTGCGCAAGTTCGGCATCCGTGTGGTGCTGGTCGAGCCTTCATTCACCAAGACCAACCTGGATCTCAATGCGCCGCAAGCGGTTGGCAAAATCCCGGCCTATGACAAGGATCGCGACACAGTGACCCGCGCGATTGTTAAAAGTGTCCAGGGCGCCCCAAGTCCTGATGGTGTGGCAGCGACGATTGTCGAGGCTGCTCTGGGTGCATGGAAAATGCGCCGTACGCCCAAGGGCGAGGCCTCTCTTTTGCGCAAGCTGCGTCGTTTCATGCCTGCTGGCCCGGTTGATTCCAGCCTGAGAAAAACCTTCGGTCTGGGCTGAAAGCATGCCTGTTTGCTGAGGCGCCAGAGATGCTCTTCTCTTGGACCTGAGCCCCGCAGTTTTCGCAGCTTCTTTGCGCACGATCATCAGTTTGACAGACGTTCGCCGGCAGCTCAGGTGCTCCCTGATCTGCCGGCCCGCTCGCGGATGCGCTTATCACACGACGACCGTCTTACCTGCGAGAGCTGGGGAGTGTGCAGTCAACGAATCGCCACCGGTTGGCTTTCAGAAGGCTGCCAACCACCCCCAAGCGCCCGGAACGCCGCGACTGCCGCGCGTGCCGATTCTGTCTGGGCCTGCGCCCTGGCGTCGGATGCCTGCAACAGGGTTTCATCGGCGTGCAGAACGTCGATCAGGCTGGCCGAGCCTTTCTGATAGGCGATGAAGGACGATTGCCGGGCACTGGTCAACGCGCTTTCACCTCCGGTCAGCGTAGCGGCCTGCGCCTCGCGGTTGACCAGCGAGGAGAACGCGTTCTCGACGTCTTCGGTGGCACGCAGCACTGACTGGCGGTAGGCGGCAAGCGCTTCGGCTTCCTGTCCTTTCGCCTGATCGATCTGCGCGTTGATGCGGCCGAAATCGAAGAGCCTCCAGCGCAGGCCCAAAACGCCCGAGGCCTGGCTGGCCCCACTGGAAAACAGATTGCCGCTGGAAACCGCTGTTGCGCTGCCAATCAAGGCACTGAGTGAAAACTTCGGATAGTACTCGCTGATCGCCACGCCAATGCGCGCATTGGAAGCCGCCAGTTTGCGCTCGGCCACGATGAGGTCTGGCCGCCGGCGCAGCAGATCGGCCGGCGTTCCCGCCGAGGTAATCTGTGGTGCCTGGGGAATCGCCGCCGTCGCGGTCAACTGAGCGCGGTGGGTGCCGGGAGGGGTGCCGAGCATGACATCCAGTGCGTTCATCGCAGCGTCCAGGCCTGTGTTGAGGACTGGCACTGAAGCCTGGACCTGGGCAAGCGCCCCCTCGGTCTGGCGAACCTGGTACTCGGCGGCAAGTCCCTTGCTGTGGAGCAGTTGTACTTTCTCCAGCAGGTCCTGTTGCGTCTTGACCTGTCGATTGGCAATGTCCAGTCGGGCTTGCAGGCCGCGCAGGGTGATATAGATATCAGCGGTCTGCGCGGCGACGGCCAGGCGCGTCGCCGTGAGACCGGCTTCGGACGCCTGGTATTCAGCCAGTTCCGCCTCACGGCCCCGACGCAGGCCACCGAACACATCCAGCTCCCAGCTTGCACCGAGGTCGAGTTCATACAGATTGCCATAGCGATCATAGCCAGGCGTCGAGTTGAGCATCTGGCCCTGCGGCGTTTCGACGGATTGATAAGCACGTGCGGCTTGTCCGCTGATGTTGCCCGACGGCAACAGGGCGGCGGTTGCCGCGCCAAGTCCTGCGCGTGCCTGAGTGACCCGCGCCGACGCCTGGGCCAGATCCAGGTTCTGCGCAAGCGCCTTGGCAATGAAGTCATTCAGCAAGGGATCACCAAAGCCTTCCCACCAGCCGGCAAAATTTGCCGGGCGGGTTGCCGTTCTTTGCTGGACGGCAGATTGACCCTGATAGCTCTCCGATAACGGAGCGTCTGGACGATGGTAGTTCGGACCCACCGCGCATCCCGCCATTAAACCGGTGTTCACAAGCAGAGCAAGCGTTCGGAGGGAAGGCATGACGACTCCTGATTCAGTCAAATATTGTTCGTGACTATATTACCTAATGGTCACTCGTTGTCAATCGAGGTCCATGGGGCTAAGCTGGAAAAATGACTAAACACATGAATCCACCCCAGTCGCGTGGGCCATCAGACCATAGCGTCCGCGATCAAGTCGTGGAGGCCGCCACCCAGCACTTCGGACGCTATGGGTATGAGAAGACCACGGTGTCTGACATTGCCAAGACCATTGGCTTCTCCAAGGCCTACATCTATAAGTTTTTCGATTCCAAGCAGGCGATTGGAGAGGTGATCTGTACGAATCGTCTCGTCATGATCATGGCGATTGTGGATTCGGCAGTCGCGGATGCGCCGACGGCTTCCGAAAAACTGAGGCGTCTGTTCCGGGTATTGGCAGAAGCAGGCAGCGACCTGTTCTTCCATGACCGCAAGCTCTACGACATTGCCGCTGTTGCCGCTCGCGAACAGTGGCTTCCTGCGCAGGCGTATGACGAGCGCTTGCGCCAGCTTATCCGGCAAATTCTTCTGCTGGGTCGTGAGTCCGGGGAGTTCGAACGCAAAACCCCATTGGATGAGGCGGCTCAGGCGATCTACCTGGTCATGAGGCCTTATTCCAATCCCGTGCAACTGCAATACAACCTGGATACGGCGTCATCGGCCGCAGGGCTTCTATCGATGTTGCTGTTACGAGGTCTTTCAACTCAATAGTCATCAAGGTTGTGACTGTTGACATTATTGGTCACTAGCCTGAAGATGTCTCCCTGTTCTATTAATTGAGTAGAGAATCATGCTTCGGCTAAAACCTGCTGCCGTTTGCTTATTGCCTCTGGTCCTGGCGGCGTGTGGTAACCCATCGCCTACCGTCGATGCACGTACTCAGCCCCCTCTGGTGAGAGTGGCTGGCGTCGAGAATTCGGTCGATGTATCGCGTTCATTCACCGGTGTTGTGGTGGCTCGCGTCCAGAGCGATCTTGGTTTTCGAGTGTCAGGCAAAGTGCAGGAGCGGCTGGTGGATGCCGGCCAGGCTGTCAAGCGCGGCCAGCCACTCATGCGCCTGGATCCGATTGACCTTGGCTTGCAGGCGCGTGCGCAGCAGCAGGCCGTGGCCGCTGCCCGGGCGCAGGCCAAGCAGACCGCGGATGATGAGGCTCGCAATCGCGAGCTGGTGGCGGCAGGGGCGATTTCGGCATCGGCCTACGACCAGGCAAAGGCTGCGGCTGACACGGCAAAGGCGCAGCTCAGCGCCGCGCAGGCGCAGGCCGATGTAGCCAGTAACGCCACGGGGTATGCGACCCTGCTGGCCGACGCTGATGGTGTTGTGATGGATACCCTGGCCGAACCCGGCCAGGTCGTCAGCGCGGGGCAACCGGTGGTCAAGCTGGCGCGCGCCGGACAACGCGAAGCGAGTGTGGATCTGCCCGAGACGCTGCGCCCGGCCGTCGGCTCGGTGGCCCAGGCAACGTTGTACGGCAATGGCAAGATAGCGACCGCCGCAAAATTGCGGCTGCTTTCCGATGCTGCCGATCCGGTAACGCGCACCTTCGAGGCCAGGTACGTGCTTGAAGGTGCGCTCGCTAATGCACCGCTCGGTTCCACCGTCACGCTCAATATCGCTCAGGACAAGTTGCCGGCGCAGGCACTGCGAGTGCCTGTCGCGGCTGTGTTTGATGCAGGTAAAGGCCCCGGTGTATGGGGGATTTCCGGTGAGCCGGCAAAAGTCTCATGGCGTCCGGTTCAGGTCCTTGGCCTGGGCGATGACACGGCGACGATCACCGGCGATCTCAAGCTGGGTGAGCAGGTGGTGGCCTTGGGCGCGCATTTGCTGCACGAGGGCGACGAAGTCCGAGTGGCGCAACAGGGCGACATCGTTGCCACAGGGAGCCAGCCATGAGCGAGGGGCGTTTCAATCTTTCGGCCCTCGCCGTTCGCGAGCGATCGATCACCCTTTTCCTGATCTTTCTGATCACGATTGCCGGCGTCCTCGCGTTCTTCGGTTTGGGGCGTGCGGAAGATCCGCCCTTCACCGTCAAGCAGATGACGATCATCTCAGCCTGGCCGGGTGCCACTGCGCAGGAAATGCAGGACCAGGTGGCCGAGCCGCTGGAAAAGCGCTTGCAGGAACTGAAGTGGTACGACCGCACCGAAACCTACACGCGGCCGGGACTGGCGTTCACCATGGTGTCGCTGCTGGACACCACACCTCCGGCAGAAGTGCAGGAAGAGTTCTACCAGGCCCGCAAGAAAATCTCGGATGAGGCAAAAACATTGCCGGCCGGTGTCATCGGGCCAATGGTCAACGATGAATTCTCGGACGTGACCTTTGCGCTGTTCGCATTGAAAGCCAAGGGCGAGCCACAGCGCTTGTTGGCACGCGATGCCGAGTCGTTGCGCCAGCGTCTGTTGCATGTGCCAGGTGTGAAAAAGGTCAACATCATCGGCGAGCAATCCGAGCGCATTTTTGTGTCGTTCGCCCATGATCGACTGGCGACGCTTGGGCTTTCTCCCCAGGACATTTTTGCCGCGCTGAACAGCCAGAACGTGTTGACGCCCGCCGGCTCGATTGACACCCAGGGACCGCAGGTATTCGTGCGCCTGGACGGTGCATTCGACAAGCTCGAGAAAATTCGCGATACGCCCATCATCGTGCAGGGGCGCGCCCTGAAGCTTTCGGACGTGGCGACGGTCGAGCGTGGCTACGAAGATCCGGCGACCTTTCTGGTGCGCAACAAAGGTGAGCCAGCCCTGTTACTGGGTATCGTGATGCGAGAGGGCTGGAACGGCCTGGATCTGGGTAAGGCACTGGATGCAGAGACAGCCAGTATCAACCAAGGCATGCCGTTGGGCATGACGTTCACCAAGGTCACCGATCAGTCGGTGAATATCAGCTCGTCTGTCGACGAGTTCATGATCAAGTTCTTCGTCGCGTTACTGGTGGTGATGCTGGTCTGTTTCCTCAGCATGGGCTGGCGTGTGGGCGTGGTGGTGGCCGCGGCCGTGCCGCTGACCCTCGCCGTGGTGTTCATGGTCATGGCCGCCACCGGCAAGAACTTCGACCGCATTACCCTCGGCTCGCTGATCCTGGCGCTGGGCCTGCTGGTGGATGACGCCATCATCGCCATCGAAATGATGATGGTCAAAATGGAGGAGGGCTACGACCGGACCAAGGCCGCCGCCTATGCCTGGAGCCATACGGCCGCCCCGATGCTCGCCGGTACCCTGGTGACGGCTGTCGGCTTCATGCCCAACGGTTTTGCCCACTCGACCGCGGGCGAATACACCAGCAACATGTTCTGGATCGTCGGCATCGCCCTGATCGCGTCCTGGGTGGTCGCGGTGGCCTTCACGCCTTACCTGGGTGTGAAGCTGTTGCCGAACATCAAAAAGGTCGAGGGTGGCCACGCGGCCATCTATAACACCCGCCACTACAACCGCTTTCGCCGGTTGCTGACACGCGTCATCAGCCACAAATGGCTGGTGGCCGGCTCGGTGATTGCCTTGTTTGTCGTGGCTATCCTCGGCATGGGCGTGGTCAAGAAGCAGTTTTTCCCGGCCTCCGACCGTCCGGAAGTGCTGATCGAAGTGCAAATGCCCTATGGCACCTCCATCGAGCAGACCAGCGCGACGACGGCGAAGATTGAAACCTGGCTGCAAAAACAGGACGAAGCGAAAATCGTCACGTCCTACATCGGCCAGGGCTCACCGCGTTTCTACCTGGCGATGGCGCCGGAGCTGCCGGATCCATCGTTCGCCAAGATTGTGGTGCTGACAGGCAGCCAGGAGGAGCGCGAAACCCTCAAGCACCGTATTCGCCAAGCGGCGGCCGACGGGCTCGCGCCTGAGGCCCGTGTCCGGGTAACCCAACTGGTATTCGGTCCGTATTCACCCTTTCCCGTCGCTTATCGGGTGATGGGCCCGGACCCCGCCAAGTTGCGCGAAATTGCAGACCGGGTCGAGGCCGTCATGCGGGCAAGTCCGATGATG is from Pseudomonas sp. B21-056 and encodes:
- a CDS encoding oxidoreductase, whose translation is MSNPEVVVVTGVSSGIGRATAQLFVKQGCRVFGTVRSIAKVDALPGVELVEMDVRDDASVQRAVEAVIVQAKRIDVLVNSAGGSLVGSVEETSIAEAQALFDTNVWGALRTAQAVLPHMREQRAGRIVNVSSVLGFLPAPYMGLYSASKHAVEGMSESLDHEVRKFGIRVVLVEPSFTKTNLDLNAPQAVGKIPAYDKDRDTVTRAIVKSVQGAPSPDGVAATIVEAALGAWKMRRTPKGEASLLRKLRRFMPAGPVDSSLRKTFGLG
- a CDS encoding efflux transporter outer membrane subunit, which codes for MPSLRTLALLVNTGLMAGCAVGPNYHRPDAPLSESYQGQSAVQQRTATRPANFAGWWEGFGDPLLNDFIAKALAQNLDLAQASARVTQARAGLGAATAALLPSGNISGQAARAYQSVETPQGQMLNSTPGYDRYGNLYELDLGASWELDVFGGLRRGREAELAEYQASEAGLTATRLAVAAQTADIYITLRGLQARLDIANRQVKTQQDLLEKVQLLHSKGLAAEYQVRQTEGALAQVQASVPVLNTGLDAAMNALDVMLGTPPGTHRAQLTATAAIPQAPQITSAGTPADLLRRRPDLIVAERKLAASNARIGVAISEYYPKFSLSALIGSATAVSSGNLFSSGASQASGVLGLRWRLFDFGRINAQIDQAKGQEAEALAAYRQSVLRATEDVENAFSSLVNREAQAATLTGGESALTSARQSSFIAYQKGSASLIDVLHADETLLQASDARAQAQTESARAAVAAFRALGGGWQPSESQPVAIR
- a CDS encoding TetR/AcrR family transcriptional regulator, which translates into the protein MTKHMNPPQSRGPSDHSVRDQVVEAATQHFGRYGYEKTTVSDIAKTIGFSKAYIYKFFDSKQAIGEVICTNRLVMIMAIVDSAVADAPTASEKLRRLFRVLAEAGSDLFFHDRKLYDIAAVAAREQWLPAQAYDERLRQLIRQILLLGRESGEFERKTPLDEAAQAIYLVMRPYSNPVQLQYNLDTASSAAGLLSMLLLRGLSTQ
- a CDS encoding efflux RND transporter periplasmic adaptor subunit; amino-acid sequence: MLRLKPAAVCLLPLVLAACGNPSPTVDARTQPPLVRVAGVENSVDVSRSFTGVVVARVQSDLGFRVSGKVQERLVDAGQAVKRGQPLMRLDPIDLGLQARAQQQAVAAARAQAKQTADDEARNRELVAAGAISASAYDQAKAAADTAKAQLSAAQAQADVASNATGYATLLADADGVVMDTLAEPGQVVSAGQPVVKLARAGQREASVDLPETLRPAVGSVAQATLYGNGKIATAAKLRLLSDAADPVTRTFEARYVLEGALANAPLGSTVTLNIAQDKLPAQALRVPVAAVFDAGKGPGVWGISGEPAKVSWRPVQVLGLGDDTATITGDLKLGEQVVALGAHLLHEGDEVRVAQQGDIVATGSQP
- a CDS encoding efflux RND transporter permease subunit, yielding MSEGRFNLSALAVRERSITLFLIFLITIAGVLAFFGLGRAEDPPFTVKQMTIISAWPGATAQEMQDQVAEPLEKRLQELKWYDRTETYTRPGLAFTMVSLLDTTPPAEVQEEFYQARKKISDEAKTLPAGVIGPMVNDEFSDVTFALFALKAKGEPQRLLARDAESLRQRLLHVPGVKKVNIIGEQSERIFVSFAHDRLATLGLSPQDIFAALNSQNVLTPAGSIDTQGPQVFVRLDGAFDKLEKIRDTPIIVQGRALKLSDVATVERGYEDPATFLVRNKGEPALLLGIVMREGWNGLDLGKALDAETASINQGMPLGMTFTKVTDQSVNISSSVDEFMIKFFVALLVVMLVCFLSMGWRVGVVVAAAVPLTLAVVFMVMAATGKNFDRITLGSLILALGLLVDDAIIAIEMMMVKMEEGYDRTKAAAYAWSHTAAPMLAGTLVTAVGFMPNGFAHSTAGEYTSNMFWIVGIALIASWVVAVAFTPYLGVKLLPNIKKVEGGHAAIYNTRHYNRFRRLLTRVISHKWLVAGSVIALFVVAILGMGVVKKQFFPASDRPEVLIEVQMPYGTSIEQTSATTAKIETWLQKQDEAKIVTSYIGQGSPRFYLAMAPELPDPSFAKIVVLTGSQEERETLKHRIRQAAADGLAPEARVRVTQLVFGPYSPFPVAYRVMGPDPAKLREIADRVEAVMRASPMMRTVNTDWGSRIPTLHFSLDQNRLQAVGLTSSAVGQQLQFLLSGIPITSVREDIRSVQVVGRAAGDIRLDPAKIQGFTLVGSAGQRVPLSQIGSVEVRMEDPVLRRRDRTPTITVRGDIAEDLQPPDVSTKIMSELQPIISTLPAGYRIEQAGSIEESAKASKAMLPLFPIMIALTLLIIILQVRSMSAMVMVFLTAPLGLIGVVPTLLIFHQPFGINALVGLIALSGILMRNTLILIGQIDDNQKEGLDPFHAVIEATVQRARPVLLTAMAAILAFIPLTHSVFWGALAYTLIGGTLVGTVMTLVFLPAMYAIWFKIRPDNAARTEALAAR